TCCAAAGCAGGCTTTTAATGAAAAATGGATGAAGAAAGAAGACTTTTCACTGTACAATTATAATTTCTACAAAGAAAAGCTGAACAAAGATTCCCTTGCATCACACCCTGAAGTGTCCAGAAGAATTGAGATGCTTAAAAAAACATTTGTAGAACTTAAAAGTCCAATTGCTCCGGAAAAACCTTCGGATCTGTTTGTAACATTAAAGAAAACAGCTAGAATGGAAATTTTGCCCAACTATTTCCACTCGGAAGACTATGGACAGGGAATTTATGCGGCCATGCAGTTTCTGCAGGATGAAGAAGAAGAAAAATATTATAAAAGCTGGTTGGGAAGATGCTTTTCCAAAATATATGAAGCTAGAAAAAATTATAATCTGAACCGGTATCTGGACCGGATAGAACCTAAAAATCAAAGTGAAAGCTATCAACAGTTCCTGAACTTTATGTGGAACTTAAGCCTTGATGAAATAAAAAATATTGCAGATTATTATCAGACGAATGAAACTATAGCAAAAGCAAACTGATTTTAATAGGAACGGGTTTTAGCCCGGTTTAGCATAATAAAAAATTCAACTGGCTTTAGCCAAAACTTTAAAAAGAAGAATCCTGATCTGCATCAGGATTCTTCTTTTTTACTAGTAATTTAATTTCTCCAAACGGATCTTATTGAATTTTTCTTTCTCATTATATTCTCGAAGAAGGATATAGCCTTCTTTTCCTACATATGGTGTTACTGTATAATTGTCTTTTTCAGAAATAGGAATGATCTCCTGTTTGAATTTTCCTTCAATAATGGTATTGATGAACAAATTCCATCTTTTTTGCTTTGTTACTTCATCTTTCTGATAGTCGCGGTAGAAAAATACTACGTCTTTTCCACCGTTGAGGTATTGTGAAAAGAGATAATCGCTGTTTACCCATTTTGATTTTTCTTTTTCAAAAACCTGTACATTTTTCACTTTGAAATCTTTATCTGTGTAGATGTAAACAAGGTCTGTTGTTTTGGGAGCGTTGTATTGTCCTGCAGGTTTATATTTTTCAGATAATATTCCTACGCTTCCGTCATTCATAAAGTACATATCTTTGGTCTGAAGCATATATCCGTTTTCCACCATGCCATTTTTATTCACTTTTGGAAGGAAAGCTGAGATATTCGGTTCATAATTGATTGTTTTGGTATCTGCAGTAAAACTTTTTTTGTCCACCATCATTCTTGCAAATCCTACTGATTCAGAATCATCATAGTTTCTTCCCAGCAGAACCACTTTATCATCAAAATCTTTATCATTATCAATCTTTCTGTAATTGGAGTAGAAGGATTCAATATTATCTATTGTATCATCAGATAATCCGGTCACCGGCTTGTTGGAAGTTTCTTTTCCTGTTTTCATATCAAGAACCAGAAGACTGAATGTTTTCTGCTTTTCATTCACTTTCTTCATGATGCAGTACATGTAATTCTCATCTCTTTCCAGAACAGACAGGGTGGTATAGATTTTCTTGCTTCCGTCGGTATTGTATTTATATCTCCAAACCTCTTTTTTGTTTTCATCAAACTTCATAAGGCTGTTGTTATTTTCATACTTTCCGTAATCTTTATACTCCACAGCAAAGTAACCGCCTTCTTTCAGCTCACCTACAGCAGAAACGTAGTTGTATCCTTTATCTTTCTTTTCATCACGATTTTCCTTACGCTGTTCTTTCCAGCTCTTAGGTTCGTTGATTTCTTTGAAAGTGCCGTTTTCCAGATAGTCATAATATATTTTTCTGGTAATAGAGTTTGTTTTAGGGTCAATTACCATAGAAACAGGTGTAAATACTTCTCTGCTTTTTACCAGAGAATAATCCATCATGGATGGCTTTAAGATAATCTGCCCTTTAAAATCAACATATCCTAAATAAGATGCGGCAGTGATATCTCCTTCAAATTCTTTATTGGCAACAGGGTTGAGGTTTTTGTCTAGTATTACATACTCAAACTTTTTGGTCTTATCACCGGATTTTCCATAAGAATATAGAGAAACATAACCGTAAAGGTTGTCTTTATCATCGAATAAAGCATTCATTCCCACATGATCCCCAGCGGCGAGTGTTGTCAGATCCTGGGTTTGGGAAAATGCAAATGTCTGGATCAGTCCAAACATTATGAGTGTTATTTTTTTCATGGTTAAAATTTGAGGGATAAAAATAATAAATTAACCCATATGTTGATAAAAATAAAAAAGCCCTGGTCTCAGGGCTTTTTTATTATAGTTTAGAAAGTAAATTTCTGAAGTTCGTTTTTTCATCAATGATTCTTCTCAACTCTGAAACCGGAACTCTTTCCTGCTGCATCGTATCTCTGTCTCTGATGGTTACTGTATGATCGGTCAGAGAGTCGTGGTCAATAGTGATACAGTATGGAGTACCGATGGCATCCTGTCTTCTGTAACGTTTCCCGATGGCATCTTTTTCTTCATAGAACAGATTGAAATCATATTTCAGATCGTTAAAGATTTTTTCTGCATACTCCGCTAAACCATCTTTCTTCATCAAAGGAAGGATAGCTGCTTTAATTGGAGCAATAGCTGGAGGTAAAGATAAAACCGTTCTTTCTGAACCGTCTTCCAATACTTCATCTTTTAAGCAGTGAGAGAATATGGATAGGAATAATCTGTCTAAACCTACTGAAGTTTCCACTACATAAGGAACATAGTTTTCGTTTCTTTCAGGATCAAAGAACTGAAGCTTTCTTCCTGAGAATTCTTCATGTGCCTTTAAGTCGAAATCTGTTCTTGAGTGAATACCTTCCAGTTCTTTAAATCCGAATGGGAAGTTAAACTCAATATCAGCAGCAGCATTCGCATAGTGAGCCAATTTCTCATGATCATGGAATCTGTAATTATCATTTCCCAGACCTAAAGCTAAGTGCCAGTTCAGACGTTTTTGTTTCCACTGCTCATAAAACTCAAGTTCTGTTCCCGGAGCAACGAAGAACTGCATTTCCATCTGTTCAAATTCGCGCATTCTGAAGATAAACTGTCTTGCAACAATCTCATTTCTGAATGCTTTACCAATCTGTGCAATACCGAAAGGAAGCTTATGACGTGAAGTTTTCTGTACATTTAAGAAATTAACAAAGATCCCCTGAGCTGTTTCCGGTCTAAGGTAAAGATCCATTGCACTGTCTGCAGAAGCTCCCAGTTTTGTTCCGAACATCAGGTTGAACTGTCTTACCTCCGTCCAGTTTTTAGAACCGGTATCCGGATCTGCAATTTCAAGCTCTTCAATCAAAGCTTTTACATCAGCAAGGTCTTCGTTTTCCAGAGATTTTGCCAATCTTGAAAGAATAGCTTCTCTTTTTGCTCTGTATTCCAAAATTTTTGGATTTGTGGCAACAAACTGATCTTTATCGAAAGCTTCACCGAATCTTTTCGCTGCTTTTTCGATTTCTTTGTTCTCTTTATCTTCAATTTTAGCACAATAATCCTCTACCAAAACGTCAGCTCTGAAGCGTTTCTTAGAATCTTTATTATCAATCAATGGATCGTTGAAAGCGTCTACGTGGCCTGATGCCTTCCATGTTGTTGGGTGCATAAGGATCGCCGAATCAATACCCACAATATTCTCGTTAAGCTGTACCATAGCTTTCCACCAGTATTGTTTGATATTATTTTTAAGTTCGGCCCCGTTCTGTCCATAATCATACACAGCGGATAAACCATCATAGATCTCACTCGATGGGAAAATAAAACCATATTCTTTAGCGTGAGAAATCACTTTCTTGAAAACATCTTCTTGCTTTGCCATAATTTTTACATCTGATGTGCAAAAATAATGTTTTTTATTGGGAATTAATATCTGTAAGAACCTACATTGGATATTGTCATCAAAAAACATCCTCCTACACCAATGATAAATAATATTCCTGCAAGAATAAACAGTAATATTTTTGCTATTTTATATTTTTTTAATGGTACGAAAATAATTGTAGCAACCGTTATAATAACAGCGATTACAATCAATTTTACAAAAAAACCAAAATAATCTGTCATTTTCTTGAAATTAGGATGATATCTTATACTAATATAAACATTTTATTTAAAGTTTAATGATAGGAGCTGGGAACCAGCTTTTGATGCTCTCTTTTCTCTGATTTTGGCGGCGGCTCTGCCGCCGCCAAAATCAGAGAAAAGTTCAAACACACCGTTCAATCATGGCTATATCAATCGAAAATTTCTACTTTTGCACCATGTTAGAAATTCTTTATCGCGACGAGCATATTATTGCCATCAACAAACCCAGCGGATTATTGGTTCATAAATCTTTCTATGCGGGAGAAGCAGATACTTATGCTATTCAGGAGCTGAAGAAACAGATTGGACAAAAAGTGTTTCCTGTACATCGGTTAGACCGAAAAACTTCGGGTGTTCTGCTGTTTACTTTAAATAAAGATACCCTTAGAATCATGAGCGAACAGTTTGCATCACGCGAAGTGGAGAAGAAATATCTGGCAATTCTTCGTGGTTGGACAAAAGAAGAAGAAACAATTGATTATGATCTGATTAATGAAAATGAAGTCAAGCAAAATGCAGTTACATATTATCGTCGTTTGCAGACTTCGGAAATAGATTTACCTTTTCTAAAACATCAGACTTCGAGATATTGTTTAGTAGAAGCTATTCCTGAAACGGGAAGATTTCATCAGTTGAGAAAACATTTTAAACATATCCTGCATCCTATTTTAGGTTGCAGAAAACACGGTTGTAATAAACAAAATAAATTGTGGCTTCAAACATTTGAGGTCAGTAAAATGACGCTTCATGCACATCAATTGATTTTTAATCATCCTATTTCTAACGAAAGAATTACGGTAAATGCTACTATAGATGATGAATTTAAAAGAGTAGGAGATATTCTGAAATTGGATTTGAATGCGTATTCCTAAATTATAGAATTACACAGACTTTTACCTTTTATAGACGATGTATATAAAAGACATTTTGATAAAATATCATAGGTTAATCCGAGATTAATTTTAAAATAAGTATTTTTGTAAAACTTTTTTTCAATGTACAAATCGCTCATTCGTCCGATTCTTTTCAAATTTGATCCTGAAGATGTTCACCATTTTACATTTTCAATGCTTAAGAATTTTGGATTTTTTACTAAATTATTTTTCCCAAAACCTATTGAAGACAAACGTCTGGAAAGAGAAGTTTTCGGATTGAAATTTAAAAATCCTGTAGGACTGGCTGCCGGTTTCGATAAAAATGCAGTTTTGTTTAACGAATTGGGAGATTTAGGTTTTGGATTTGTAGAAATCGGAACGGTAACCCCAAGAGCTCAGGCTGGAAATCCTAGAAAAAGGTTGTTCCGTTTGATAGAAGATGGCGGGATTATCAACAGAATGGGATTCAACAACGACGGTCTTGATGCTGCTATTGAAAAACTGAAATCTAACAAAGGAAAAATAATCATCGGGGGAAACATCGGAAAAAATACAGATACAAGCCCGGAAAATTATACCCAGGATTATCTGGATTGTTTTGAAGGTCTTCATCCTCATGTAGATTACTTTGTACTGAATGTGAGCTGCCCGAATGTAGGAAGCCACGCCAAACTTGAAGATGTAGAATATCTGAGAGAGCTGATTACAGAAGTGAAGAAGATCAATCAGTCAAAATCTGTACAGAAACCTATACTCCTTAAAATTGCACCTGATCTTAATAACAATCAATTAGACGAAATCATTGAACTGATTGCAGAAACAAAAATTGATGGTATTGTAGTTTCCAATACTTCAGTGAACAGAGAAGGTCTGAAAACCTCTCAGGAAGTTTTGGAACAGATCGGAAACGGAGGATTAAGCGGAAAACCAATCCGCGAAAGAAGTACAAAAATGATCAAGTATCTTTCCGATAAAAGCAACAGAGCATTCCCGATCATTGGAGTAGGAGGAATTCATTCTGCAAAAGATGCTATGGAGAAGCTAGATGCAGGAGCTGCACTGGTTCAGCTGTACACAGGCTTTATTTATGAAGGCCCGGAACTGATCAACGAAATCAACCAGGAAATTCTGAAAAGAGCAAGCAGATTACCAAGATAAAAAATATAAAGAGAGTTTACACAACTCTCTTTTTTATTTTGACTTTACAATTGAAGCATTTTTTAGATCCACAGTAAAGGTATAGGCGGGAGAAGAGTAAGATTTACTTACTTTATATTGTATTGTTTCCTTGTCCTTTGACTTTGTTTTCGTAGTATCATAAATGTTTTCCCAGCAGCTTTCGGTAAGGAATTCTTCATAATTTTTATAATTCCAGTCTTTTGTAAAATAAAGAACTCTGTAACCTTTTTCGCCATCACTTGCTCCACATTGCCCGCAGGCATTAAAATTAGAGGTTTGTTCAAAATACAGGAGAACCCTGTTCCCGTTTTCCCCTGAAGAGTAGGAAATAAGTTCATTTCCTCCGGCTTTATTAATGAAGTCAAATGTATTGATCTTTTTATTATTGGGCAGAAAAAGATAATTGTTGAGACGGTAGATCATTGCGTTACCTGTAAATAATTGTACAGGGAGATTTTTTTTACCCTGATAAAAAAGGCCGGAAATCGGGTTGTTTTTCATGCTGATCTTTTCCAATATAATAGATTCCTGGGGAGCCAGCTTTTGTACTGTTTCATTCGTTTTTTCTACTTTTTGGAGAGAAGTGATCTGCTCTTTTAGGATACTGGAATTTTGTTTCTGTTTAGCTCCGAAATTATATAAAGACAGATCGCCATAATAATCATATATTCCGGTGAGCGGAATTTTCTTTTTGTATTTATCGTAATAATACCATCCGTCAACGTAATGCTGATACTGGTCACAATCTACTATTCCCGTGTAGTTGAGCTGCATGGTAATGGGCACTCCACCAATCTCTCCGGTGAAAGTCTGTGAAGAATCTGTTACTTTCTTTAATTCAACTTTCTGACCGAGGAAAAATGTGAGACTTAAAGAAAATAATAAAGAAAATATTTTTTTCATGGTTGGCTGTCGTTAGTTTTTTTAGAGGAAGAAATGGGCGATGGTGTAGATAATAAGACCAACCAGCCCTCCGACCAGTGTTCCGTTTACCCGGATAAACTGAAGGTCTTTTCCTACTTCCAGCTCCAGTTTTTCACTGAGCTCTTTCCCCTGCCAGTTTCCAACGGTAGTACTGATGAGGTTCCCGAATTGATGGGTGTTTTTCAGAATATATTTATAAGCCGTCACCCGAACCCAATGATCTATTTTGTTCTGAAGGTTTTCATCTGTCTTTAAATTTTGTGCAAACTCATTCAGGTTTTTAGAAAGGTAATTTTTTAAAGCAGAATGCTCTTCCTGAAGCTCTTTCATCAGTGTGTTTTTGATGGAGACCCAGATGTCATTGGAATATTCATCCAGTTTGTCATTTTTCAGAAGTCCGTTTTTGATGGTCTTAAATTCTTCATCCCATTTTGGATCTTCCTTCAGGTCAACGGAGAATTCATGAATTTTCTGTGTAATCAATCCTCTTACCTCATGCTGAGGATTTTCTTCTATTTCTTTAAAAAAATCAGAAAGTCCGTCGGCAATTTTATCCGCAATTTTATGATCTACAAAAGATGGAATGAACGAATAACTGCCTTTCTTTACACGTTCCTGGATCATTTCATCATTTTCAATGATATATTCTTTGATTTGTTTTGAAAGATTGGTGATGATTCTCTGATGATCATTTTTTTCCAGAATATAACCTATTCCGTTTCCCACTACTTTATTAAGTTTGATATCATCTGTCATTTCAGACACCTTTTTGCTGATAAACTGGCTTACCGTAGAATCATCAAGCTTATTGAGAATATCAAGAACAATATCTGAAAGGTTTTTAATCAAAATTTCCTGACTTTTTTCCTTTGCCAGCCATTCTCCAACAAAATTGGAAACTTTAAGCTTTTGGATGTAAGGGCGTATATTCTGAGGAGAAAGAAAGTTACCCACTACAAAGCTTCCAAGGTTGTCTCCCAGTCTCTGTTTACTGTTTTCAATCAGATTGGTATGAGGGATAGGAAGGCCGAGCGGATGACGGAATAGTGCCGTTACAGCAAACCAGTCTGCAAGCGCACCCACCATTGCAGCTTCGGTAAAGGCTCGCACATAACCAATCCAATGAGAGTTATTAGACTTCTGTAAAATAGTGGTAACAATGAAAATAACGGCCATCAGAACGAATAGTCCTGTGGCAAATGCTTTATATTTTCTCAGTTGTTTTCTTTTTGCTTCGTCATTCATATTCTCAAATTTACTAAATTTGGTTATGAAACCGTTTAATCTTAATAAAAGCTTTTAAACCTCCAAATTTTTATGGTTAAAGAACGAAATTTACGATGAAATTTTTAGTTTCAATCATCATATTATTTTTTCTGCAGGCTTGTACGCAGAAATACAAACCTATTAAAACCTCCTCTATGGAAAATACAGAAGCAAAAAACAATCCATACTATTCCAGAACAGATACTGCAAAACTTAATATTTCCAATGATGAATGGAAGAAAATACTGGCTCCGGACTTGTACGCAATTGCCAGAGAAGCTGCAACAGAAAGAGCTTTTACGGGAAAATATAACGAATTTGATGAGATAGGAGAATATTATTGTGCGGTGTGTGGAAATCACCTGTTCCGCTCTACATCAAAATTTTCCAGCAGCTGCGGCTGGCCTAGTTTCTTTGAAGCTGATAAAGAAGGAGTCTATTATGTAAGAGATCAGTCTTATGGAATGGACCGAGTAGAGGTGCTCTGCAAAAGATGTGATTCCCATCTGGGACACGTTTTCGATGATGGCCCGAAACCTACAGGGCTGAGATATTGTATGAATTCTGTGAGCTTGGAATTTGTTCCGGATTCTCATAAATAAGTGCTTTAATTCACAGAATCAGGACGTTAAAGTTTCTTAAATAGCGTTAAACTTTTTAGAGTTATAACCCCTTGGTAATTATGTTTTTATAATTTTGCCCCACTAATTTGGATTTATATAGTATTGAATGAAAGGATTTTATAGCGTATTAGGCCTTGTTTACATGGTGACGACTTCATTCTACATTTCCCCAAGAGTAGCGGCGAAAAGTGAGAATGTAAAAACAACGAAAACTGAAAAAGTAGCTGAAACGAAATCTGAGAAGAGCACAACAGCCGTGTCTTCATCAGAAGCATTGTACCAATCTATTGCATTTGATCCGGAACATGAACTTAATTATGAAGTGTTCTCAAAAGCATTGACTGGCTATGAAAATTTAAAAAAAGCAGGATTGCTTACCCAGGATTCGCATTTATTGACCATCTGCGATTTTTCTATGTCTTCTAATACAAAAAGACTTTGGATCATTGATCTGGAAGACAAAAAAGTTCTGTTTAACTCATTAGTGGCACACGGAAAAAATACCGGCGAAGAATTTGCGACGAATTTTTCTAACAGGGAAAGTTCGCTGCAGAGCAGTCTGGGATTTTATATCACGGATGCTACATACCAGGGTGACAACGGATATTCTCTTAAGTTATTGGGAATGGATAAAGGGTTTAATGATGCGGCTTACAGAAGAGCTATTGTATTACACGGTGCGGATTATGTAAGTGATGCATTTGCTGCCATGCACAAAAGGATCGGAAGAAGCTGGGGATGCCCTGCGGTTCCAAGAGAACTGACACAATCTATAATCAATACGATTAAAGGAAAAAACTGTCTGTTCATCTATTACCCCGATCAGAATTATCTTTCTTCCTCAGAAT
The window above is part of the Chryseobacterium sp. MA9 genome. Proteins encoded here:
- a CDS encoding DUF445 domain-containing protein; the protein is MNDEAKRKQLRKYKAFATGLFVLMAVIFIVTTILQKSNNSHWIGYVRAFTEAAMVGALADWFAVTALFRHPLGLPIPHTNLIENSKQRLGDNLGSFVVGNFLSPQNIRPYIQKLKVSNFVGEWLAKEKSQEILIKNLSDIVLDILNKLDDSTVSQFISKKVSEMTDDIKLNKVVGNGIGYILEKNDHQRIITNLSKQIKEYIIENDEMIQERVKKGSYSFIPSFVDHKIADKIADGLSDFFKEIEENPQHEVRGLITQKIHEFSVDLKEDPKWDEEFKTIKNGLLKNDKLDEYSNDIWVSIKNTLMKELQEEHSALKNYLSKNLNEFAQNLKTDENLQNKIDHWVRVTAYKYILKNTHQFGNLISTTVGNWQGKELSEKLELEVGKDLQFIRVNGTLVGGLVGLIIYTIAHFFL
- a CDS encoding quinone-dependent dihydroorotate dehydrogenase, which produces MYKSLIRPILFKFDPEDVHHFTFSMLKNFGFFTKLFFPKPIEDKRLEREVFGLKFKNPVGLAAGFDKNAVLFNELGDLGFGFVEIGTVTPRAQAGNPRKRLFRLIEDGGIINRMGFNNDGLDAAIEKLKSNKGKIIIGGNIGKNTDTSPENYTQDYLDCFEGLHPHVDYFVLNVSCPNVGSHAKLEDVEYLRELITEVKKINQSKSVQKPILLKIAPDLNNNQLDEIIELIAETKIDGIVVSNTSVNREGLKTSQEVLEQIGNGGLSGKPIRERSTKMIKYLSDKSNRAFPIIGVGGIHSAKDAMEKLDAGAALVQLYTGFIYEGPELINEINQEILKRASRLPR
- a CDS encoding glycine--tRNA ligase, with the translated sequence MAKQEDVFKKVISHAKEYGFIFPSSEIYDGLSAVYDYGQNGAELKNNIKQYWWKAMVQLNENIVGIDSAILMHPTTWKASGHVDAFNDPLIDNKDSKKRFRADVLVEDYCAKIEDKENKEIEKAAKRFGEAFDKDQFVATNPKILEYRAKREAILSRLAKSLENEDLADVKALIEELEIADPDTGSKNWTEVRQFNLMFGTKLGASADSAMDLYLRPETAQGIFVNFLNVQKTSRHKLPFGIAQIGKAFRNEIVARQFIFRMREFEQMEMQFFVAPGTELEFYEQWKQKRLNWHLALGLGNDNYRFHDHEKLAHYANAAADIEFNFPFGFKELEGIHSRTDFDLKAHEEFSGRKLQFFDPERNENYVPYVVETSVGLDRLFLSIFSHCLKDEVLEDGSERTVLSLPPAIAPIKAAILPLMKKDGLAEYAEKIFNDLKYDFNLFYEEKDAIGKRYRRQDAIGTPYCITIDHDSLTDHTVTIRDRDTMQQERVPVSELRRIIDEKTNFRNLLSKL
- the msrB gene encoding peptide-methionine (R)-S-oxide reductase MsrB, which codes for MKFLVSIIILFFLQACTQKYKPIKTSSMENTEAKNNPYYSRTDTAKLNISNDEWKKILAPDLYAIAREAATERAFTGKYNEFDEIGEYYCAVCGNHLFRSTSKFSSSCGWPSFFEADKEGVYYVRDQSYGMDRVEVLCKRCDSHLGHVFDDGPKPTGLRYCMNSVSLEFVPDSHK
- a CDS encoding pseudouridine synthase — its product is MLEILYRDEHIIAINKPSGLLVHKSFYAGEADTYAIQELKKQIGQKVFPVHRLDRKTSGVLLFTLNKDTLRIMSEQFASREVEKKYLAILRGWTKEEETIDYDLINENEVKQNAVTYYRRLQTSEIDLPFLKHQTSRYCLVEAIPETGRFHQLRKHFKHILHPILGCRKHGCNKQNKLWLQTFEVSKMTLHAHQLIFNHPISNERITVNATIDDEFKRVGDILKLDLNAYS
- a CDS encoding murein L,D-transpeptidase catalytic domain family protein, translated to MKGFYSVLGLVYMVTTSFYISPRVAAKSENVKTTKTEKVAETKSEKSTTAVSSSEALYQSIAFDPEHELNYEVFSKALTGYENLKKAGLLTQDSHLLTICDFSMSSNTKRLWIIDLEDKKVLFNSLVAHGKNTGEEFATNFSNRESSLQSSLGFYITDATYQGDNGYSLKLLGMDKGFNDAAYRRAIVLHGADYVSDAFAAMHKRIGRSWGCPAVPRELTQSIINTIKGKNCLFIYYPDQNYLSSSEWLKA